One window of the Acaryochloris sp. CCMEE 5410 genome contains the following:
- a CDS encoding ISAs1 family transposase (programmed frameshift), with the protein MSHLIDTLKQVPDFRSAHGRIHPLWLLLLLMVMGMLAGYQGYRPLETFVSDYRQPLSELLGLESLEVPSHCTFRRVMKGLDFQALSHQFEAWMLSKAQTHSPDNYAASIDGKRIRQGLTDAKGKQRFVGLVSLFAVEAGITLKLEALTQEDNSEIKVVQALLETLQLDGLLITMDALHAQKTLEKIVASGNDYLVAVKSNQGRLYDHLQTYFECLKPMAEHIHSAQSRGRDEHRCIQVYEPVGIALQEWEAIRSVLCVQRWGTRKGKEYHNTAYYISSAATSPQHWQSLVREHWGIENRLHWPKDVVFGEDDYRLEDEQALLNWSVLRTIGINILRLNDYQSLKTAMTKLANRVDIIFSLLT; encoded by the exons ATGAGCCATCTAATCGATACTTTGAAGCAAGTCCCGGATTTCCGCAGTGCCCATGGCCGTATTCATCCGTTATGGCTGCTGTTGCTATTGATGGTGATGGGCATGCTTGCTGGATATCAAGGGTACCGTCCGTTAGAAACCTTTGTGAGCGATTATCGCCAGCCTTTAAGTGAGCTATTGGGGCTTGAGAGCCTCGAAGTTCCGTCTCACTGTACCTTTCGTCGAGTGATGAAGGGTCTTGACTTCCAAGCGTTGAGCCACCAATTTGAAGCATGGATGCTCTCGAAAGCCCAGACTCACTCTCCCGATAATTATGCAGCCTCCATTGATGGCAAACGGATTCGTCAGGGGCTGACAGATGCCAAGGGGAAGCAGCGTTTTGTAGGGTTGGTGAGTTTATTTGCGGTGGAAGCAGGCATCACCCTCAAGCTCGAAGCCCTCACTCAGGAGGATAATAGCGAAATCAAAGTCGTCCAGGCACTGTTGGAAACCCTTCAACTCGATGGCTTGCTGATTACCATGGATGCCTTACACGCCCAA AAAACACTTGAGAAGATTGTGGCCTCGGGTAACGACTATCTTGTGGCGGTCAAATCCAATCAGGGAAGACTTTACGACCACCTCCAGACTTACTTTGAGTGTCTTAAACCCATGGCTGAGCACATCCACTCCGCCCAAAGTAGAGGACGAGATGAACATCGGTGTATACAGGTTTATGAGCCTGTCGGCATAGCCCTACAAGAATGGGAGGCAATTCGCTCTGTACTTTGTGTCCAACGATGGGGTACTCGCAAAGGAAAGGAGTATCACAATACGGCCTATTACATCAGTTCAGCTGCCACCTCACCCCAGCATTGGCAATCTCTGGTCCGAGAACATTGGGGCATTGAAAATCGGTTGCATTGGCCGAAGGATGTTGTTTTTGGCGAAGATGATTATCGACTCGAAGATGAACAAGCACTGCTCAATTGGTCAGTGCTTAGAACTATTGGGATTAATATCCTGCGGCTAAACGACTATCAATCCCTCAAAACCGCGATGACTAAGCTGGCTAATCGGGTCGATATTATTTTTTCGCTGCTAACTTAA
- a CDS encoding DUF350 domain-containing protein, giving the protein MPLLIRVLESIGWTFLSVVLFYVGLRLYDILDPIDHRAEIRKGNLASGILQAAIVIALAAIVIAVILTPDIS; this is encoded by the coding sequence ATGCCTCTTCTTATTCGAGTCCTTGAATCCATTGGTTGGACCTTCTTAAGTGTCGTGCTGTTCTATGTGGGATTAAGACTGTATGACATTTTAGACCCGATTGATCACCGCGCCGAAATCCGCAAAGGCAACCTAGCCTCCGGCATTTTGCAGGCTGCCATTGTGATTGCCCTTGCAGCCATCGTCATTGCCGTTATCTTGACCCCAGATATCTCCTAA
- a CDS encoding putative bifunctional diguanylate cyclase/phosphodiesterase, which produces MSDEEVFDAIAKAIKQIIPVDRVSYAEPAPELKGFRIFRFTGDAYLPTDIVLPKEKSGLGFIYELGQPYFFAQLGESDFIEHAMLMEAGLHCGWSVPVHVMGEITGILNAASSKRIKDGNQLLSILTTLAELMGSTFERIRLQDQAAAVLRDSEEQVRLFIDGSPLLLLALDSQGLIHHVSHFGASQLGYLVDHLIGSPFSILHPDDQTAEIQTYLQTLSNLEIGEIHSREAQMFQADGTLIWARQNARRVHDHRGIPQLLLACEDISKVRSLTDQLHFMAHHDALTALPNHTLFRHTLEALIAKTAVQPTPFAMLFIDLDGFKKVNDSLSHAIGNELLCQVAHRLQGAVTSSDTVARLGGDEFVVLLPQATSPDAAAKMAQTILQQLRTPFQVQNHDIFIGGSIGISLYPAQGKTSSELMKQADLAMYRAKAQGRNNYQFYSAQLSATLQRKLAIEHALRTAIEKDELHLVFQPQVGPEGQILGLEALVRWHHPTLGIVPPSTFIPIAEESHLIAALTDWVLDHSLAILAPLNSAYPHLYVAVNISAQEFLAPCTLAKRVRRAGTGLLAGSSYNASDAT; this is translated from the coding sequence ATTTCTGATGAGGAAGTCTTTGATGCGATCGCAAAGGCCATCAAACAAATTATTCCGGTGGATCGCGTTAGCTATGCTGAACCGGCCCCAGAATTAAAGGGATTTCGCATTTTTCGATTTACTGGAGATGCCTATTTACCCACGGACATTGTTTTACCCAAAGAGAAATCAGGCTTGGGGTTTATTTATGAGCTAGGCCAACCCTATTTCTTTGCTCAGTTGGGTGAAAGCGATTTTATCGAACATGCCATGCTTATGGAAGCAGGATTGCACTGTGGCTGGAGCGTTCCTGTTCATGTAATGGGTGAGATTACGGGTATTCTCAATGCTGCCTCGTCCAAACGGATCAAAGATGGCAATCAGCTACTGTCAATTCTAACGACCTTGGCCGAACTAATGGGCTCAACCTTTGAGCGTATTCGCTTACAAGATCAAGCCGCCGCCGTTCTTCGAGATAGTGAAGAGCAAGTACGCCTCTTTATCGACGGCAGTCCTCTACTGCTGCTGGCCCTTGATTCACAGGGCTTGATTCACCATGTCAGCCATTTTGGGGCGAGTCAACTGGGATATTTAGTGGATCACCTGATTGGTTCCCCGTTTAGTATCCTCCACCCGGATGACCAGACTGCAGAAATTCAGACTTACTTACAAACCCTCTCTAACTTAGAAATTGGCGAGATTCATAGCCGCGAAGCGCAAATGTTCCAAGCTGATGGCACCCTGATCTGGGCTCGTCAAAATGCCCGTAGAGTCCATGACCATCGAGGAATTCCTCAACTTTTGTTGGCCTGTGAAGATATTTCCAAGGTGCGTTCCCTCACGGATCAGCTTCACTTTATGGCCCATCATGATGCCTTGACAGCTCTTCCCAATCACACCTTATTTCGCCATACCTTAGAAGCCCTCATTGCTAAGACGGCGGTTCAACCCACGCCCTTTGCCATGCTCTTCATCGATCTAGATGGCTTTAAAAAGGTGAATGACAGCTTGAGTCATGCGATTGGGAATGAATTGCTCTGTCAAGTGGCTCATCGGCTCCAGGGGGCTGTGACTTCATCCGATACCGTGGCTCGCCTGGGCGGAGATGAATTTGTGGTCTTACTTCCCCAGGCCACATCCCCAGATGCAGCGGCCAAAATGGCTCAGACCATTCTTCAGCAATTACGAACCCCGTTTCAAGTTCAAAACCACGATATCTTTATTGGTGGCAGTATTGGCATTAGCCTTTATCCAGCTCAAGGAAAAACCTCCAGTGAACTTATGAAGCAGGCAGACCTGGCCATGTATCGGGCGAAGGCGCAAGGGCGCAATAATTATCAGTTCTATAGTGCTCAGCTCTCTGCAACCCTACAGCGCAAGTTGGCCATTGAGCATGCTTTAAGGACTGCTATTGAGAAGGATGAACTACACCTAGTGTTTCAACCCCAGGTCGGACCTGAAGGGCAAATTTTGGGTTTAGAAGCATTAGTCCGATGGCATCATCCAACCTTAGGTATTGTTCCCCCCTCGACCTTTATTCCCATTGCTGAAGAAAGTCACCTGATTGCTGCCCTCACGGATTGGGTTCTGGACCATAGCCTAGCCATCCTTGCTCCCCTTAACAGTGCCTATCCCCATCTCTACGTGGCGGTGAATATCTCTGCTCAGGAATTTTTAGCGCCCTGTACGTTAGCTAAGCGGGTGAGGAGAGCCGGCACTGGTCTGTTAGCAGGATCTAGCTATAATGCTTCCGACGCAACCTAA
- a CDS encoding mechanosensitive ion channel domain-containing protein → MPISEMLYRRPFRPVQGFLILLFSLTLFLTGFSLPSQAEITIGRSFDTAPIVLDGKVLFQVSKLREFSAKDRAKQANDSLAQAIRDFAAAQDSPGVPTVKVTPGALPTLRLADRHLLTVTDRDVKLGQDAMEQAVEWQRTINRAIATGLKERTPSYRRQAILKSGLGLLLAILLHCGIQWIRLRWRRQQLRTMQDTKRPLALLGLTSLQLLVWVGVGYYICELFPQFRTLLYLVLRSFDEPILILTEQEQGYGIVDLLIVVGLILGLWVIVRGLTLLLKSRILPLLGVNRGLQDAIAILTQYVLTGLGVVVILQVLGVDISALLIVGSALGLGIGFGLQNIVSNFISGIILLLDRPIEAGDFIQVGELVGSVEKIGTRSTELRTHDEVTIIVPNSHFLEKEVVNWSHSSPVSRLHLPVDVAYGCDVDRVQTALIESVSHHPEVLAHPQPQVQFLGFGESALNFEVLVWFREPRQQYRLKSDLYFRIEAMLRQYQIEIPFPQRDLHVRSPHLDQLIDLLVQQRTENAPHLYYPGSVRSQPSSQPILTSTPYSPQSISRSSAPQINLPELVAQMKGEQGLDIQDRRHRLNIYPQCFVGSEAVIWLMRTQRATRKEALRIGQLLMRKRIIHHVLDEHPFDDAYLFYRFYEDEQQE, encoded by the coding sequence TTGCCTATCTCTGAGATGCTGTATCGACGACCATTCCGGCCCGTTCAAGGCTTTCTAATTCTGTTGTTCAGTCTGACCCTCTTCCTGACTGGATTTTCCCTACCATCCCAAGCAGAAATTACCATTGGTCGCAGCTTCGATACCGCTCCAATTGTGCTAGATGGCAAAGTCCTGTTTCAAGTCAGCAAGCTCAGGGAGTTCTCGGCCAAAGACCGGGCTAAGCAGGCCAACGATAGCCTAGCCCAAGCCATACGGGATTTTGCCGCAGCCCAGGATTCCCCTGGTGTTCCCACGGTGAAGGTGACGCCAGGCGCTTTACCGACCTTGCGCTTAGCTGACCGTCACCTCTTAACGGTGACGGATCGCGATGTCAAGTTGGGCCAGGATGCCATGGAACAAGCCGTGGAGTGGCAGCGCACGATTAATCGGGCGATTGCCACGGGTCTGAAGGAACGCACCCCCAGTTATCGACGCCAGGCCATCCTCAAGAGTGGGTTGGGGCTGTTGCTAGCGATTCTCCTGCATTGCGGTATTCAATGGATCCGACTGCGCTGGCGGCGGCAACAGCTGCGAACGATGCAGGATACGAAGCGTCCCCTAGCGCTATTGGGGTTGACGAGCCTTCAGCTATTGGTTTGGGTTGGGGTGGGTTACTATATTTGCGAACTATTCCCCCAATTCCGTACCCTGCTGTACTTGGTGTTACGGAGTTTTGACGAACCCATCTTGATCCTGACAGAGCAGGAACAGGGATACGGCATTGTTGACCTGTTGATTGTGGTGGGATTGATTCTGGGGTTGTGGGTGATTGTACGGGGGTTGACGCTCCTACTCAAGTCGAGAATTTTGCCGCTCTTGGGGGTGAATCGGGGATTGCAAGATGCGATCGCAATTCTCACCCAATACGTCCTTACCGGGCTGGGAGTGGTGGTCATCCTCCAAGTGCTGGGGGTGGATATCAGCGCCCTGCTGATTGTTGGCAGTGCCCTGGGCTTGGGCATTGGCTTTGGTCTCCAAAATATCGTCAGCAATTTTATTAGCGGTATCATCCTGCTTCTGGATCGCCCCATCGAAGCCGGAGATTTTATCCAAGTGGGAGAGCTAGTGGGTTCCGTCGAGAAAATTGGGACCCGCAGCACCGAATTGCGCACCCACGATGAAGTGACGATCATTGTCCCCAACTCCCATTTTTTAGAAAAAGAAGTGGTGAACTGGAGCCATAGCAGCCCCGTCTCCCGCCTGCACCTGCCCGTGGACGTGGCCTATGGTTGCGATGTGGATCGCGTCCAAACGGCCCTGATTGAATCTGTCAGTCATCATCCAGAAGTTCTGGCCCATCCTCAACCCCAAGTTCAGTTCTTGGGGTTTGGAGAGAGTGCCCTGAATTTTGAAGTCTTGGTATGGTTTCGCGAACCTCGGCAGCAGTATCGTCTTAAAAGCGATTTGTACTTCCGTATCGAAGCTATGCTTCGCCAGTACCAGATCGAAATTCCATTCCCCCAGCGAGATTTACATGTGCGATCGCCCCATCTAGACCAGCTGATCGATTTGCTCGTGCAGCAGCGGACAGAGAATGCCCCTCATTTGTACTATCCAGGCTCTGTGCGATCGCAACCGTCATCCCAGCCGATCCTGACTTCCACCCCATACAGCCCTCAGTCCATCTCTCGGTCATCCGCCCCCCAAATCAACCTGCCAGAATTGGTAGCCCAGATGAAAGGAGAACAGGGACTGGATATTCAAGATCGTCGTCATCGGCTGAATATTTATCCCCAATGTTTTGTAGGCTCAGAAGCCGTGATTTGGTTGATGCGGACCCAGCGGGCCACCCGTAAAGAAGCTCTACGCATTGGGCAGCTTCTGATGCGCAAACGAATTATTCATCACGTTTTGGATGAGCACCCCTTTGATGATGCCTACTTGTTTTATCGTTTCTACGAAGATGAACAGCAGGAGTAA
- a CDS encoding alpha/beta hydrolase, which produces MVKLNYRQILLGSFSWSRLVLAPLLIYGCVGLYVFFRADSMIFLPQPTSYRDTDEVLKLPVNDQEQISALYFPNPQATFTLLYIHGNAEDLGDIRPRLKQLQQSGLSVFAYDYRGYGTSDGQPSEQNAYQDAKQAYAYLTQELGVKPQRLLVQGRSLGGGSAVYLATQYPLAGVILESTFTSIFRVVVPIPIFPFDKFTSLDRLKQVKVPVLVMHGENDQVIPIDHGRQLFAAASGPKRSLWVAGAGHNNFPQVAGERYFQALNEFQKLVLD; this is translated from the coding sequence ATCGTGAAGCTAAACTATCGACAAATTTTGCTAGGGTCCTTTAGCTGGTCCAGATTGGTTCTGGCTCCTCTGCTGATCTACGGTTGCGTTGGACTATATGTCTTTTTTCGGGCAGATAGCATGATTTTTCTGCCCCAACCTACCAGTTATCGAGACACAGATGAGGTCCTAAAGCTCCCCGTTAATGACCAAGAGCAGATCTCGGCCCTCTACTTCCCCAATCCCCAGGCGACCTTTACCCTGCTCTATATCCACGGCAATGCCGAAGATTTGGGGGATATTCGTCCCCGACTAAAGCAGCTTCAGCAATCTGGCCTCAGCGTGTTTGCCTACGACTACCGAGGTTATGGCACCAGTGATGGACAGCCCAGCGAACAAAATGCCTATCAAGATGCCAAACAAGCCTATGCCTATCTAACCCAAGAGTTGGGGGTAAAGCCCCAGCGGTTGTTAGTCCAGGGGCGCTCCCTGGGGGGCGGATCTGCAGTCTATTTAGCGACCCAATATCCTTTGGCTGGGGTGATTTTGGAAAGCACGTTTACGTCTATCTTTCGAGTGGTGGTGCCTATTCCGATTTTTCCTTTCGATAAATTCACCAGTCTGGATCGGCTAAAGCAGGTTAAAGTCCCCGTATTAGTGATGCATGGAGAAAACGATCAGGTGATTCCTATTGACCACGGTCGGCAGTTGTTTGCAGCAGCATCTGGCCCCAAGCGATCCTTGTGGGTGGCAGGAGCGGGTCACAATAATTTTCCTCAAGTCGCTGGTGAGCGGTATTTCCAGGCGTTGAATGAGTTTCAAAAGCTCGTTCTGGACTGA
- a CDS encoding Spx/MgsR family RNA polymerase-binding regulatory protein produces MTIQVYGIPTCGTCKKALKWLQENQLEFEFINTKEEPPSIQQISAWVDTFGSKPMRNTSGGAYRALGEQKKTWSEDQWIAAFAEDAMLLKRPLILKDGAPVLVGFRASDEVLKERLSL; encoded by the coding sequence ATGACTATTCAGGTCTATGGCATCCCCACTTGCGGCACCTGCAAGAAGGCATTGAAATGGCTGCAAGAGAATCAGCTAGAGTTTGAGTTTATTAATACGAAGGAAGAACCCCCCAGCATTCAACAAATTTCTGCTTGGGTCGATACGTTTGGCTCTAAGCCCATGCGGAATACGTCCGGTGGAGCCTATCGGGCGTTAGGAGAACAAAAGAAAACCTGGAGCGAAGACCAGTGGATTGCCGCATTTGCTGAAGATGCCATGCTCCTGAAGCGTCCCTTAATTCTGAAAGATGGCGCCCCTGTTTTGGTTGGGTTCCGGGCTTCCGATGAGGTACTCAAGGAGCGCTTGAGTCTCTAA
- a CDS encoding MFS transporter, whose product MHQQRILWVQVFALALVQGAIVLMWVIYNLYLGKLLGEFGFTSVFITGVLLLENGLAMLMEPLMGNYSDRAQRWLGSRFPFIAAGVILASGLLMATAMLVTFGQPEGIFRWLLPILLVTWAISMTVFRSPALSLLSRYAFGSGLPQAASVLTVMGAIAGAMGPLANKYILELGPGIAFGLASLILLGAAAILRSVNTEVKMPHQPSGVGARPSIRNLALVFTVGWGTSLGFRLLMTTFPKILKTIPGQNVGLTMGIIFIALGITAIPAGTVARKLGNRQAILLGLLGLALTLVVMNGVGQTWAAVGVAIAVGTCLSLVNNGTLPFALSMVPAQKAGLGTGMFFSGGALSASLFGAFFQQPDALSPLMMTTVAIVSFGVAMIAIASSNNSTLPST is encoded by the coding sequence GTGCATCAGCAAAGAATTCTGTGGGTACAAGTCTTTGCCCTAGCTCTAGTGCAAGGGGCAATTGTATTGATGTGGGTGATCTACAACCTTTACCTGGGAAAACTGCTGGGTGAGTTTGGGTTTACCTCTGTATTTATCACGGGTGTCTTACTGCTGGAAAACGGTCTGGCGATGCTGATGGAACCCCTAATGGGAAACTATTCCGACCGCGCCCAACGCTGGCTAGGCAGTCGATTTCCCTTTATTGCAGCAGGGGTGATTTTGGCATCGGGATTACTGATGGCGACGGCGATGCTGGTCACCTTTGGTCAGCCAGAGGGAATCTTTCGCTGGCTTTTGCCCATATTACTCGTGACCTGGGCTATTTCCATGACGGTGTTTCGCAGTCCAGCTCTGTCCTTACTAAGTCGATATGCCTTTGGCAGTGGTCTACCGCAAGCGGCAAGTGTATTGACCGTCATGGGGGCGATTGCTGGGGCGATGGGGCCTTTGGCCAATAAATATATTCTGGAGTTAGGGCCAGGGATTGCCTTTGGCCTCGCGTCACTCATTTTGCTAGGGGCTGCGGCCATTCTCAGGTCTGTCAATACAGAGGTGAAGATGCCCCATCAACCTTCTGGCGTTGGGGCTCGTCCATCCATCAGAAATTTAGCCCTGGTGTTTACAGTGGGATGGGGCACCTCGTTGGGGTTTCGATTATTGATGACGACGTTTCCCAAAATCCTCAAAACCATTCCAGGCCAAAATGTAGGCCTGACAATGGGCATAATCTTTATCGCCTTGGGGATAACGGCCATTCCAGCGGGAACGGTGGCTCGTAAACTGGGGAATCGTCAAGCCATTCTCTTAGGATTACTGGGATTAGCCTTAACGTTAGTCGTGATGAATGGGGTAGGCCAGACTTGGGCAGCGGTGGGCGTAGCGATAGCCGTTGGTACTTGTTTGAGTTTGGTGAATAATGGCACGTTGCCCTTTGCTCTTTCGATGGTGCCTGCCCAGAAAGCGGGTTTGGGAACCGGGATGTTTTTTAGTGGTGGAGCCTTGTCTGCCAGTTTATTTGGGGCTTTTTTCCAACAGCCAGATGCTTTGTCCCCTTTAATGATGACGACGGTCGCGATTGTTAGTTTTGGGGTAGCGATGATTGCGATCGCATCTAGCAACAACTCCACTCTACCATCGACATAA
- a CDS encoding EAL domain-containing protein has protein sequence MLVDQCRRALAAAKLPGSALELEITESVFLHPGEVPSQLLTALKNEGVRIAIDDFGTGFSSLAYLLNLSFDTLKIDRTFVSDIDNDPAKEGIMKGILTIANSLGVTCVAEGIESSSQLHCLQRLGCSHYQGYYFQAATAMDQLLPLIDKKFRV, from the coding sequence CTGTTAGTAGACCAGTGCCGGAGAGCCTTAGCCGCCGCCAAACTACCCGGCTCTGCATTAGAACTAGAAATTACAGAAAGTGTGTTTCTACATCCAGGGGAAGTCCCAAGTCAATTGTTGACTGCCCTAAAAAATGAGGGAGTTCGAATTGCCATCGATGATTTTGGAACAGGTTTCTCGTCCTTGGCTTACTTATTGAATTTATCCTTCGATACCCTTAAGATAGACCGCACTTTTGTCAGTGATATTGACAATGATCCAGCCAAGGAAGGCATCATGAAAGGTATTCTGACGATCGCGAATAGCTTAGGGGTAACCTGTGTAGCTGAGGGGATTGAGTCCTCGTCTCAGTTGCACTGCCTGCAAAGATTAGGATGTTCTCACTATCAGGGATACTACTTTCAAGCTGCTACGGCAATGGATCAGCTTCTGCCTTTGATAGATAAAAAATTTCGCGTTTAA
- a CDS encoding pentapeptide repeat-containing protein: MKLSRDELSRRYASGERRFAGADLTALDLHQLDLSQADFSGAEFCGCNLSEVNLSQADLSGADLSDANLAQTDLRKADLSGVDLSAANLTKANLKDADLSGVDLSEANLTDADLQNADLSGVDLSESNLQGANLRGADMSGADVSNSRYCQTIFPSGKIRNDHC, from the coding sequence ATGAAACTCAGTCGAGACGAATTAAGCCGTCGCTACGCATCCGGAGAACGGCGATTTGCCGGAGCCGATCTCACGGCCCTGGATCTACATCAGCTGGATCTGAGCCAAGCTGATTTTAGTGGGGCTGAGTTCTGTGGCTGTAATTTGAGTGAGGTTAATCTGAGCCAAGCTGATTTGAGTGGTGCGGATCTGAGCGATGCGAACTTAGCCCAAACTGATTTACGTAAGGCCGATTTGAGTGGGGTGGATTTAAGTGCCGCTAATCTCACTAAGGCCAATCTCAAGGATGCCGATTTGAGCGGCGTGGATTTGAGTGAAGCCAATCTGACCGATGCAGATCTCCAGAATGCTGATCTGAGCGGCGTGGATCTAAGTGAATCCAATCTGCAAGGGGCCAACTTACGAGGGGCGGATATGAGTGGGGCTGATGTCAGCAATAGCCGCTATTGCCAAACCATTTTTCCCAGTGGAAAAATTCGCAATGACCATTGTTGA
- a CDS encoding ATP-dependent DNA helicase RecQ, which translates to MRLDHSQAWDKAIAGLQKFWGYSEFRPLQGEAVTSLLRHQDALVMLPTGSGKSVCFQLPALLQSGLTIVISPLIALMEDQVQALQAKKLPAGMIHSQLSSQKRRQTLRQIEQQQLRLLYLSPESLLSPPIWQRLGDPHLQIRCLIVDEAHCIEQWGSSFRPVYRRLGAIRDALLPTNAASPITVAAYTATAKPSTQSTIQAVLQLHQPQVLSCSPYRQNLDLTVEVAWTPTCRRQKLLRFIGRQAHSAGLVYTSNRRLCESLAAWFCQQHQPTVAYHAGLSAPERRCIEAQWLQGELPFVICTSAFGMGIDKPDVRWIAHYHPPLSLSAYLQEIGRAGRDNLRSQTLLLASEPTGWLDPQDRQMRQYFLKQLKGQQESAQRLVHQLPRQGHIDTITKAFPGADLALALLHQSGLLVWEDPFHFRIVAAQGFIPPPIPTKLDITDYLYTRQCRWQFILQQFGFDQEAYHFRCGHCDRCCSRTSKSRSFH; encoded by the coding sequence ATGAGGCTTGACCATTCACAGGCTTGGGATAAAGCCATTGCTGGGCTACAGAAGTTTTGGGGATACAGCGAGTTTCGCCCTTTACAGGGAGAGGCCGTCACCAGTTTACTGAGACACCAAGATGCCTTGGTGATGCTGCCAACTGGCTCGGGTAAATCAGTCTGCTTTCAGCTTCCAGCACTGTTACAGTCTGGCCTAACGATTGTGATCTCTCCTTTGATTGCTCTGATGGAGGATCAAGTGCAAGCACTCCAGGCAAAAAAGCTACCTGCTGGGATGATCCACAGCCAGCTCTCTTCTCAGAAACGTCGGCAGACATTGCGACAAATAGAACAGCAGCAATTACGCCTATTATATCTATCTCCCGAATCCTTGTTGAGCCCACCCATTTGGCAGCGGTTAGGGGATCCGCACTTGCAGATTCGATGTTTAATTGTGGATGAAGCCCACTGCATTGAGCAATGGGGGAGCAGTTTTCGCCCCGTCTATCGCCGCTTAGGGGCGATTCGGGATGCACTATTGCCAACGAACGCTGCCTCACCCATTACCGTGGCGGCCTATACAGCGACCGCTAAACCCTCAACGCAATCCACGATTCAGGCCGTACTTCAACTGCATCAGCCTCAGGTTCTAAGCTGTAGTCCCTATCGGCAGAATCTAGATTTGACGGTTGAAGTGGCCTGGACCCCCACCTGTCGTCGACAAAAGCTTTTGAGATTTATTGGCCGTCAGGCCCATTCGGCAGGACTGGTATATACCTCTAACCGACGATTATGTGAGAGTTTAGCCGCTTGGTTCTGTCAGCAACATCAACCCACGGTGGCCTACCATGCAGGCCTCAGTGCGCCTGAACGTCGCTGCATCGAAGCCCAGTGGCTTCAGGGGGAACTGCCGTTTGTGATTTGTACGAGTGCATTTGGCATGGGAATTGATAAACCTGATGTCCGGTGGATCGCGCATTATCATCCCCCTTTGAGCTTAAGTGCTTATCTACAAGAAATCGGTCGGGCTGGTCGAGACAACTTGCGATCGCAAACCCTGCTGCTAGCTAGTGAACCCACCGGTTGGCTGGATCCTCAAGATCGGCAAATGCGACAATATTTCCTCAAACAGTTGAAGGGACAACAAGAATCCGCCCAGCGGTTGGTCCATCAACTTCCCCGCCAAGGTCATATTGACACCATCACAAAAGCCTTCCCAGGGGCCGACCTCGCCCTAGCCCTCCTACATCAATCAGGCCTTCTCGTCTGGGAGGATCCATTTCACTTTCGAATTGTGGCTGCTCAGGGGTTCATTCCTCCCCCCATTCCCACCAAGCTGGATATCACGGATTATCTCTACACCCGCCAATGCCGTTGGCAATTCATCTTGCAACAGTTTGGTTTTGACCAAGAAGCGTATCACTTTCGATGCGGCCATTGTGATCGCTGCTGTTCCCGCACATCCAAGTCCAGATCCTTCCATTAA
- a CDS encoding transposase family protein — protein MKSRVNAKGGGREPLLSAAEEVCLCLLYLRHYPTFEVMGLHFRGPRVR, from the coding sequence ATAAAAAGCCGGGTCAATGCCAAAGGAGGAGGACGAGAACCTCTATTATCGGCTGCAGAAGAGGTTTGCCTGTGCCTGCTCTACTTGCGACACTATCCCACCTTTGAAGTGATGGGACTCCATTTTCGGGGGCCAAGAGTGAGGTAA